A single region of the Pontibacter kalidii genome encodes:
- a CDS encoding DNA modification methylase has product MTNETAALEWITVQRKVSDLMPYEHNPRILTETQKQRLIESIEKFNLVEIPVINQDNTVIAGHQRLTVLMLLERGEELIDVRCPNRMLTELELKEYNIRSNVSIGMWDLDILDAVFSDIDLGALGLNVDEFKMPDAVLKEINPEEESEFNPEPPKAPISVLGDVYELESTSKHLKHVVVCGSSLESDTVEKALQGKLANATITDPPYNVNYEGATKDKLKIENDSMPDEDFYQFLYDFYTNSYLFMEAGAPIYVFHADSEGANFRQALKNAGLKLSQCLVWVKQSIVMGRQDFHWQHEPILYGWKEGAAHKWYGDRKQSTVLQFNRPSRNADHPTMKPVEILCYLLEMSTQRRDIVFDGFLGSGSQIIACEQLQRQCRGTELDPKYVDVEVRRWVQYMRDNKLPFSVKRNGYLLNEQELNQFNHQN; this is encoded by the coding sequence ATGACAAATGAAACCGCAGCCTTGGAGTGGATTACCGTGCAGCGCAAGGTCTCAGACCTGATGCCCTATGAGCACAACCCAAGGATCCTTACCGAAACACAGAAGCAACGCCTGATTGAGAGCATCGAGAAGTTTAACCTGGTTGAGATTCCTGTGATCAACCAGGATAACACCGTTATCGCTGGCCACCAGCGCCTGACCGTGCTCATGCTCCTGGAGCGAGGCGAAGAGCTGATCGACGTGCGCTGCCCCAACCGCATGCTCACCGAGCTGGAGCTCAAAGAGTATAACATCCGCTCGAATGTTTCCATCGGCATGTGGGACTTGGATATACTGGACGCTGTTTTCAGTGACATCGACCTGGGGGCATTAGGCCTGAACGTGGATGAGTTCAAGATGCCAGATGCGGTCCTGAAGGAGATTAATCCGGAAGAGGAGAGTGAGTTCAACCCAGAGCCTCCTAAGGCGCCGATTTCTGTTCTGGGCGATGTATACGAGCTGGAGAGTACTTCCAAGCACCTGAAACACGTGGTGGTCTGTGGTTCTTCTTTGGAGTCAGATACAGTGGAGAAAGCACTGCAGGGTAAACTGGCAAACGCCACCATCACCGACCCTCCCTACAACGTCAACTACGAGGGTGCTACCAAGGATAAACTCAAAATTGAGAATGACAGCATGCCGGACGAGGATTTCTACCAGTTCCTGTATGACTTCTATACCAACAGTTACCTCTTCATGGAGGCTGGAGCACCCATCTACGTGTTTCACGCCGACTCAGAAGGCGCCAACTTCCGCCAGGCTCTGAAGAATGCCGGGTTGAAGCTCTCACAATGCCTGGTATGGGTAAAGCAATCCATTGTGATGGGCCGTCAGGACTTCCACTGGCAGCATGAACCGATTCTATATGGCTGGAAAGAGGGCGCTGCGCATAAGTGGTACGGTGACCGCAAGCAGAGTACTGTGCTGCAGTTCAACCGCCCGAGCCGCAACGCCGACCACCCGACCATGAAGCCGGTGGAAATCCTGTGCTATCTATTGGAGATGAGTACCCAGCGCCGTGATATTGTGTTCGATGGTTTCTTAGGCTCAGGCAGTCAGATCATCGCCTGTGAGCAGTTGCAACGTCAGTGCCGTGGTACCGAGCTCGACCCGAAGTATGTCGATGTTGAAGTGAGGCGATGGGTGCAGTACATGCGCGACAACAAACTTCCCTTCTCAGTTAAACGCAATGGCTACCTGCTGAATGAGCAAGAACTTAATCAATTCAATCACCAAAACTAA